From one Dermacentor variabilis isolate Ectoservices chromosome 3, ASM5094787v1, whole genome shotgun sequence genomic stretch:
- the LOC142573835 gene encoding uncharacterized protein LOC142573835 — translation MAKSSKAARLEYNDKLISAVQIRGIIWDCGRQDYKDQRKKAAAWAEIIADIGTDPEGSNVQARWKSLRDTFRKKYRVWKDGAPSGSGASESKHVRWPYFHQLMFLKDQMDIGRTMSNMWEPVEDTAESLLQGMYSEEDLEVPEGELSGEALPHGVPASCQQMSSQEISNVEPSTSHASSHESCPAPTLQCGVPTPKRKRTTKGSNHWELEMGKIDQLINDDRDQASLYGQILAHKLRLCPKTSKKTMEFELLEFFKKYTFDEI, via the exons ATGGCAAAGTCATCGAAAGCAGCGAGACTAGAATATAATGATAAGCTCATTTCAGCAGTACAAATACGTGGCATAATTTGGGATTGTGGTCGCCAGGACTACAAGGACCAGCGAAAGAAAGCTGCGGCATGGGCAGAGATCATCGCCGATATCGGAACCGATCCGGAAG GTTCAAATGTCCAAGCAAGGTGGAAGAGCCTCAGGGACACATTCAGGAAAAAGTACCGCGTTTGGAAGGATGGTGCACCCAGTGGCTCTGGAGCGAGCGAGTCAAAGCATGTGCGCTGGCCGTACTTCCACCAGCTAATGTTCCTGAAGGACCAGATGGATATTGGCAG GACCATGTCCAACATGTGGGAACCAGTTGAAGACACGGCAGAAAGTTTGCTGCAGGGAATGTACAGcgaagaag ACTTGGAAGTGCCAGAAGGAGAGCTTTCGGGTGAAGCACTGCCTCATGGTGTACCAGCTAGCTGCCAACAAATGAGCAGTCAAGAAATAAGCAATGTTGAGCCAAGCACCTCCCACGCCTCAAGCCACGAAAGCTGCCCTGCGCCAACACTTCAGTGCGGTGTTCCTACACCCAAGAGGAAGCGCACCACGAAAGGCAGCAATCATTGGGAACTTGAAATGGGGAAAATAGATCAGCTGATCAATGATGACAGAGATCAGGCTTCATTGTATGGACAAATCTTAGCCCACAAACTGCGTCTGTGTCCGAAGACATCCAAAAAAACAATGGAGTTTGAGCTCCTAGAATTTTTCAAGAAGTACACATTCGATGAAATTTAA